CCTGTTCACGGCGCGCCCCCTCATGTCGATTCGAGGAGGGCTTGTGCGCACATCTCACGGTTCGTTGCGATCGCGACTCACCGGAAAGCGGGTCGTCCAGGCGGCCGTACTTGGCCTGCTCGCCGGCGGCACCGTCGGGCTCACCGCCACCGCTCCCGCGGCTGCCTCCGGCACGTCCACGACCGTTTTCAACTGCTACACGCAGTGGTGGAACACGGCGTGGGCACAGAAGTGCTCGTCGCCGGGCGCGAAGTACAGCGGTGCCTACTATTCCGGCGTCGCGTGCTCTTACCAGACCGACAAGAGCATGAGGAAGGTCCGCAGCGCCGGCAGCACCACCACCTACAGTGGCACTGACTGCACGTACAGCGCCAGTAACGGCTGGATCAGCTACGACTACAACTGATCAATGCCAGCACTGACGTGAGGGAGTGCGGGTCGTCGGCCCGCGCTCCTTCATCTCATGTCCGCGAAATGAGAGTCTCTCCATGAGTGTCGTGCTCGACGCGCTGGCCCAAGGCTATGGGACGACCACCGTCATCGACAATCTGACTGTGACGCTGCGGCCCGGAATAACCGCGCTACTGGGTCCCAACGGAGCGGGTAAGACAACCCTGCTCCGTACGCTGGCAACCGTCATGCCACCACGGAACGGCGTGATCCGGATCGACGACATCGCGGTCGACGGCGAGCGGTCGGCTCGCCGGGTACGCGACCGGATCGGTTACCTGCCGCAGGACTTCGGCTTCGACCCGCAGATGACTGCCGCTGACTTCGTGACTTATGCGGCCTGGATGCGGGGCGTGCCGTCCAGGCAGTGGCGGCGGGCGGTCGATGAGGCGTTGGAGATGGTCGACCTCACCGATCGACGGAAGTCGAAGATGCGCAGCCTCTCCGGCGGCATGCGCCGGCGCGCCGGAATCGCCTGGGCGATCGTCGGGCGACCGCGACTGGTGCTGCTGGACGAGCCCACGGTCGGCCTGGATCCGCGCCAGCGACTGCAGTTCCGAAAGATCATCTCAGGGCTCGGCGACACCGTCGTGGTGCTCAGCACCCACCTCATCGACGATGTCGGGGCGGTCTGCGACCGGGTGATCGTGATGCACGGCGGAGCGGCCAGGTTCGACGGCACGGTCGCCGAGCTGGAGGCCCTGGATCGCGAAGAACTCCCCGGCCACTCTCCACTGGAACGGGCGTACATGCACCTGCTGCCCGAGGGGGAGCAGGAACTGTGAGTGCGGCATGGCTCCACGTGCGCAACTCCCCGATCCGCCGGGCACTGCCGGTGCTCATCGTCGTCGACCTTGCGGTGCTGTTCCTGCGGAACCGGTACTGGATCGGCGTCTGGCCGGAGACCGGCGCCGCAGCGCAGGTGCCCGCATACCTGCTGGGCATCGTCGGAGCGGGTGCCGCGGCCTGGTCGGCGGGTGAGCAACAGCGGCACGGGCTTGCGGAACAACTGAGGGCCGCGCGGGTCCATCCGATGGTTTCGGAGGCTCACCGTCTCGGCGCGACCGTCATCGTCCTGCTGATTCCCTATCTGGTCGGCCAGGCGGTGGCCTTCGCCGTCACCGCCCGGA
This genomic interval from Micromonospora sp. CCTCC AA 2012012 contains the following:
- a CDS encoding ATP-binding cassette domain-containing protein encodes the protein MSVVLDALAQGYGTTTVIDNLTVTLRPGITALLGPNGAGKTTLLRTLATVMPPRNGVIRIDDIAVDGERSARRVRDRIGYLPQDFGFDPQMTAADFVTYAAWMRGVPSRQWRRAVDEALEMVDLTDRRKSKMRSLSGGMRRRAGIAWAIVGRPRLVLLDEPTVGLDPRQRLQFRKIISGLGDTVVVLSTHLIDDVGAVCDRVIVMHGGAARFDGTVAELEALDREELPGHSPLERAYMHLLPEGEQEL